The proteins below are encoded in one region of Silene latifolia isolate original U9 population chromosome 2, ASM4854445v1, whole genome shotgun sequence:
- the LOC141643041 gene encoding putative aquaporin PIP1-4: MEGKEEDVRLGANKYSERQPLGTVAQDRDYKEPPPAPIFEAGELTSWSFYRAGIAEFIATFLFLYITVLTVMGVKRAPNMCSSVGIQGIAWAFGGMIFALVYCTAGISGGHINPAVTFGLFLARKLSLTRAVFYIIMQCLGAICGAGVVKGFQPTLYETLGGGANSVAPGYTKGSGLGAEIIGTFVLVYTVFSATDAKRSARDSHVPILAPLPIGFAVFLVHLATIPITGTGINPARSLGAAIIFNKHAGWHDHWIFWVGPFIGAALAAVYHTVVIRAIPFKSK; the protein is encoded by the exons atggagggaaaggaaGAGGATGTTAGACTAGGAGCTAACAAGTACTCGGAGAGGCAGCCGTTAGGGACGGTGGCTCAAGACAGAGACTACAAGGAGCCGCCACCGGCCCCGATATTCGAGGCTGGTGAGCTCACTTCATGGTCCTTTTACAGAGCTGGGATTGCAGAGTTTATAGCCACATTCTTGTTCTTATATATAACGGTGTTGACTGTTATGGGTGTTAAACGTGCTCCAAATATGTGTTCTTCTGTTGGTATTCAGGGTATTGCTTGGGCTTTTGGTGGCATGATTTTCGCTCTTGTTTATTGTACTGCTGGCATTTCTG GAGGGCACATAAACCCAGCTGTGACATTCGGGTTATTCTTGGCAAGGAAATTGTCCTTGACAAGAGCAGTGTTCTACATAATTATGCAGTGCTTGGGTGCCATTTGCGGTGCTGGTGTTGTCAAGGGTTTCCAGCCAACTCTTTACGAGACGTTGGGTGGTGGGGCCAACTCCGTTGCTCCTGGCTACACCAAGGGTTCTGGCCTTGGTGCTGAGATCATTGGGACCTTTGTCCTTGTCTACACCGTCTTCTCTGCCACTGATGCCAAGCGAAGCGCCCGTGACTCTCATGTTCCT ATCTTGGCACCCTTGCCAATTGGGTTTGCTGTGTTCTTGGTTCACTTGGCCACCATCCCTATCACTGGTACCGGTATCAACCCCGCCAGGAGTCTTGGTGCTGCTATTATCTTTAACAAGCATGCAGGCTGGCATGACCAT TGGATCTTCTGGGTGGGCCCATTTATTGGAGCAGCACTAGCAGCAGTGTACCATACAGTAGTGATTAGGGCCATTCCTTTCAAGTCCAAGTGA